Genomic segment of Bacteroides intestinalis DSM 17393:
ATATTTGTTTACGTTTGGATCTAGGGCGTGTAGAAGTACTTGCTGAAGTGTTGGTGAATGAGAACTGTGCTGGAATCTGTTGGGCTCCTCCCTATTCTGTTGATATACAACAATTTTTGCACGAAGGAGATAATACAATAGAAATTCGTGTAACAAATTTGTGGGTCAACCGATTGATTGGTGATGAGTACATGCCTGAAGAGAATATTTATGGTTATCAGGATATTCCAAATAAATATTCTACATTGCGCAACGGTGGTATCAAAAAACTTCCTGAATGGTATATACAGGGTAAACCGAAACCTGCAGGAGGCAGAATTGCATTTACAACTTGGAAGCATTATGACAAAACCTCACCCCTTGTTGAGTCCGGTTTATTGGGACCGGTCACGCTAACGGCTGGGAAAATAGGGAACTTGAATAGGTAAGGTGCTTTCTGGATATAAATTTGAGGCAAGAGTGATATCATTTTCATTCTTGCCTTAAGTATCTATGTACAAGCTCTTTTTAGTTGAGAGAATTGTCTTTGTGCTTATTGCTTTCTCTGTATTCCTTAGGAGTTTGATTGTATCGTTTGCCAAATTCTTTATAGAAATGTGACCGATTTGTGAAAGCTGTCCGATACATGACTTCTTGTATAGTCAACGTGGTGGTTAATAGTAGTTTCGCGGCATAATTAATTCTTTGTTCTTTAATGAAATCTTTAGGTGGTAGCTGCTCCAGATTTTTAAACTTGCGATATAAGTTTCTACTGCTGGTTTGCATGGCTCCTGCAAGTTCTTCCGGTCCGAACTTGGTGTTGTCCATATTTCTATTGATTAGTTCAACAGCAGTTTCTATAAACTTCTTATCTTCCTGTTGTAGCAAATGTCCACCACTAAATTCAAAGGCACTTGCTGAGGAGTTGTAATATTGCTTTAATTCTTCCTGCTTTTTTAATAGTTGCTTGATGATGCTCTTCAGATATTGAGTATTGAATGGTTTGGGGATATAAGCATCTGCTCCAGATTCTATACCTTCAATCTTTTCATCGGTTGTATTCTTTGCAGAGAGGATAACTAGTGGAATATGCATTGTATGTTTGTTGCTTTTGAGCTGTTTGATTAAGGTGATTCCATCAATTTTAGGCATCATAATATCTGTAATGATGAGGTCCGGTGTTTTTTGTTTTAATATGGTAAGCCCTTCTTCGCCATTTTCTGCGGTTAAAACAGAGTATTCATCGGATAGTATATCTTTTAGCATCCACAGTAGCTCTTTG
This window contains:
- a CDS encoding glycosylhydrolase-like jelly roll fold domain-containing protein, translated to MGVTEEITLSQLHSLHLEENFGVRHFSGTMNYLYSLSINSAYLQDDICLRLDLGRVEVLAEVLVNENCAGICWAPPYSVDIQQFLHEGDNTIEIRVTNLWVNRLIGDEYMPEENIYGYQDIPNKYSTLRNGGIKKLPEWYIQGKPKPAGGRIAFTTWKHYDKTSPLVESGLLGPVTLTAGKIGNLNR